Proteins encoded in a region of the Marinicella rhabdoformis genome:
- the tmpT gene encoding thiopurine S-methyltransferase, which produces MEAAFWEKKWQDNEIGFHQKEFNPLMVRYFKALDLAKGCRVFIPLCGKTHDIAWFLSQGYQVVGVELSEKAVVQLFESLGVTPEVTQCGDLVKYSSVDVEVFVGDFFRLNRKILGRVDAIYDRAALVALPHEMRQDYTAHLVTSCGGAPQLLINFEYDQLQMNGPPFSISKTELEAHYSLHYQITLKESTAVPGGLKGVCPAVEQAWLLN; this is translated from the coding sequence ATGGAAGCGGCATTTTGGGAAAAAAAATGGCAAGACAATGAAATAGGGTTTCATCAGAAAGAATTTAACCCTTTGATGGTACGCTACTTTAAGGCACTGGATTTAGCTAAGGGCTGTCGCGTTTTTATTCCCTTGTGTGGCAAAACACATGACATTGCCTGGTTTTTATCTCAAGGATACCAAGTGGTCGGAGTGGAACTCAGTGAAAAGGCCGTGGTTCAACTATTCGAATCGCTTGGCGTAACGCCTGAAGTGACTCAATGTGGTGACCTTGTTAAATACAGCAGCGTTGATGTTGAAGTCTTCGTTGGTGACTTCTTTAGACTCAATCGTAAGATTCTTGGGCGGGTTGATGCCATTTATGATCGTGCTGCTTTGGTGGCTTTACCGCATGAGATGAGACAGGATTATACGGCGCACTTGGTGACAAGTTGTGGCGGTGCACCACAACTTTTGATAAATTTTGAATATGATCAACTGCAGATGAATGGGCCACCATTTTCCATCAGTAAAACAGAACTGGAAGCGCATTATTCTTTGCATTACCAGATCACCTTGAAAGAAAGTACAGCTGTGCCGGGTGGGTTGAAAGGTGTTTGCCCTGCTGTAGAGCAAGCCTGGTTGTTAAATTAA
- a CDS encoding erythromycin esterase family protein, whose amino-acid sequence MKYQILPFKKTVLLSVFSIFSTAYFSTAFASQNTKKFEAVVDSLVADICDKSIVLLGELPSHGEAIAFQIKAAVVKRLVETCDFNAVYFEAPVYEFFAFRQALTKKQAKPSQLDRAVGGFWSNTTLQPWRKWLFTQAEEHGLFIAGLDDQVSATSDFAKTKMSIWVGRLVEESQSKSCQQAVDRNLNWRYNDDNPYHQGVNEILKDCSNQAYQAIKKQVNPSIDKSQMVANLANYYARSFDRNTAAERDESMYKNFVWQQADLPANSKAVVWTATVHAARKQGELSFKPLGEWLNDSCSDCLSAIGFSAYSGESSMAGMPTKTIAPAATGTLEASAIKSENDIVYLNQVNLKELAVISSRLFGTFKNANWSEMFDGVVVVKQEKAPSVEK is encoded by the coding sequence ATGAAATATCAAATTTTGCCTTTCAAAAAAACAGTGTTACTGAGTGTCTTCAGTATCTTTTCAACAGCATACTTTAGTACAGCTTTCGCATCACAAAACACCAAGAAATTTGAGGCTGTTGTTGATTCATTGGTGGCTGATATTTGTGACAAATCCATTGTGCTCTTGGGTGAACTGCCAAGCCATGGAGAAGCAATTGCCTTTCAAATCAAAGCAGCTGTGGTTAAACGTTTGGTTGAAACTTGTGACTTCAATGCGGTTTATTTTGAAGCACCTGTTTATGAATTTTTTGCCTTTAGACAAGCTTTAACTAAAAAACAAGCCAAGCCGTCACAATTAGACCGTGCTGTGGGTGGCTTTTGGTCGAATACTACCCTGCAACCTTGGCGTAAGTGGTTGTTTACACAGGCTGAGGAACATGGGCTTTTCATAGCAGGCTTGGATGATCAAGTCAGTGCCACATCGGATTTTGCTAAAACAAAGATGTCCATTTGGGTTGGTCGGTTGGTAGAGGAATCACAATCAAAAAGCTGCCAACAAGCTGTTGATCGAAACCTGAATTGGCGGTACAACGATGACAATCCATACCATCAGGGTGTCAATGAAATACTAAAGGACTGTAGTAACCAAGCTTATCAAGCGATTAAAAAGCAAGTGAATCCCTCAATTGATAAAAGCCAAATGGTGGCCAATTTGGCCAATTACTACGCCAGAAGTTTTGATCGAAATACTGCGGCGGAAAGGGATGAATCGATGTATAAAAACTTTGTGTGGCAGCAAGCCGACTTGCCCGCGAACAGTAAAGCTGTGGTCTGGACAGCAACCGTTCATGCGGCCAGAAAGCAAGGTGAATTAAGTTTTAAACCCTTAGGGGAATGGTTGAATGACTCGTGTTCGGATTGTTTATCAGCCATTGGATTCAGTGCCTACAGTGGGGAGTCGTCAATGGCTGGAATGCCTACGAAGACCATAGCACCAGCAGCTACAGGTACTTTGGAAGCAAGTGCAATAAAATCAGAAAATGACATTGTCTATTTGAACCAAGTTAACTTGAAGGAATTAGCTGTCATTTCATCAAGACTGTTTGGTACTTTCAAGAATGCAAACTGGAGCGAAATGTTTGACGGTGTGGTTGTAGTGAAACAAGAAAAGGCACCATCGGTTGAAAAGTAG
- a CDS encoding DUF2007 domain-containing protein, protein MIHLKTSEHITELMPLKTALELENIDCFIKNEFNGGGLGEIPFTETWPELWIKNESDKAKALSIIESFSTTSEAMADWDCPECHERIEREFQLCWQCGHVLAVE, encoded by the coding sequence ATGATCCATTTAAAAACCAGCGAACACATCACCGAGCTGATGCCCTTGAAAACCGCATTGGAACTGGAGAACATTGATTGTTTTATCAAAAACGAATTCAATGGCGGTGGGCTGGGAGAAATCCCATTTACTGAAACCTGGCCAGAACTCTGGATTAAGAATGAGTCCGATAAGGCCAAAGCTTTGTCCATCATTGAGTCTTTTTCAACCACATCAGAAGCGATGGCAGATTGGGATTGCCCTGAATGTCATGAACGCATCGAAAGAGAATTTCAACTGTGTTGGCAGTGCGGCCATGTTTTGGCTGTTGAGTAA
- a CDS encoding TfoX/Sxy family protein: protein MLSHHDGLMFGLVADEILYLKADKVSIPLFEKEGLGPFMYEKNGKAMPMSYYQAPDDIYDDPALAKHWAHIGYDAALRNRKPKKKAKKDAKK, encoded by the coding sequence ATGCTTAGTCATCATGATGGCTTGATGTTTGGTCTGGTGGCTGATGAGATTTTGTATTTGAAAGCCGATAAAGTGTCGATTCCATTGTTTGAAAAAGAAGGCCTTGGGCCGTTCATGTATGAAAAAAACGGCAAAGCCATGCCGATGAGTTATTACCAAGCACCCGATGACATTTATGACGATCCGGCGCTGGCCAAGCATTGGGCGCATATTGGCTATGATGCCGCTTTGAGAAACCGCAAGCCTAAAAAGAAAGCCAAGAAGGACGCAAAAAAATGA
- a CDS encoding YciI family protein codes for MKNTTLMLGFLLLNNIALASETDSTDNTKNTEETAKVVNNNPNYDAALAKKLGADDYGMKSYVLVMLKTGEVATEDTEAGKAAYAEAFKGHFENMGRMVEAEQLVVAGPFGKNDLSYRGLFILNVKTVEEANEILKTDPAFKAGYLAADIIPWYGSAALPEYLPASEKIWKVNP; via the coding sequence ATGAAAAACACCACTTTAATGCTCGGCTTTTTACTCCTCAACAACATCGCTTTGGCGTCAGAAACAGACAGCACCGATAACACGAAAAACACCGAAGAAACAGCCAAAGTGGTCAACAACAACCCAAATTACGATGCCGCCTTGGCTAAAAAGCTTGGTGCCGATGACTATGGAATGAAATCTTATGTCTTGGTGATGCTGAAAACCGGAGAAGTGGCCACCGAAGACACTGAAGCTGGGAAAGCCGCTTATGCAGAAGCCTTCAAAGGCCACTTCGAGAATATGGGCCGCATGGTCGAAGCCGAACAATTGGTCGTCGCAGGGCCTTTCGGAAAAAACGACCTCAGCTATCGTGGTTTGTTTATTCTGAATGTCAAAACTGTTGAAGAAGCCAATGAAATCCTCAAAACCGATCCTGCTTTCAAAGCCGGTTACCTCGCTGCCGACATCATTCCTTGGTACGGCTCAGCAGCCTTACCTGAGTACTTACCCGCTTCTGAAAAGATTTGGAAAGTGAACCCTTAA
- a CDS encoding nuclear transport factor 2 family protein, which produces MKTLIFILSALMSFHATSAEKFDGKAFAKTYFEAWSETQKPNAKAEDIENYLKLLKDDIGHQHLPYDPNADRADDNKELMREGMTYYLAAHTEYSSELLSVTEGLNVVIIKYAYQSKGIHPQTKKAAEINKEMIEVLEIEDGLVSVIRKY; this is translated from the coding sequence ATGAAAACATTAATCTTCATTTTATCCGCCCTTATGTCATTCCATGCCACTTCAGCTGAAAAATTTGATGGTAAAGCATTCGCCAAAACGTATTTTGAGGCTTGGTCAGAAACACAAAAGCCCAATGCAAAAGCAGAAGACATTGAGAACTATTTAAAGCTGCTTAAAGACGACATCGGCCACCAACACTTGCCATATGATCCAAATGCTGACAGGGCAGATGACAACAAGGAACTGATGCGCGAGGGCATGACATACTATCTCGCCGCACACACCGAATACAGCAGTGAATTACTCAGTGTCACAGAAGGCTTGAACGTGGTCATTATCAAATATGCCTACCAATCAAAAGGCATACACCCGCAAACCAAGAAAGCCGCTGAAATCAACAAAGAAATGATTGAGGTTCTGGAAATTGAAGACGGCTTGGTATCTGTCATCAGGAAGTATTAA
- a CDS encoding FG-GAP repeat domain-containing protein yields MNPNILKVSLVSYFISFSLSSIAASVSAPLYDNKRSYPVSLDENITAGVALGDLDGDGDVDLIESNGRHWPHASYVYFNADNRGFTSRQQLGENHTTGYRVVLSDIDGDGDLDAVVAVDRLANQVHLNDGKGRFTEVKSFGEIQSNTRSVTVADVNGDGAMDVLEICRGTANNIFLNDGKGGLNLASTFGQLSDSTLDVAVADMNQDGVNDLVLANRDGQQNTVLMGLGNLKFAEPLVYATAKHDTRGVSVADMNGDGKLDIITANIGSPNVVYLNHGGGAFKAIQTFGGDSASYALAVADLDGDGDQDVVVANNEHANEVYTNDGQGKLSLNVSFGNDEADTYAISLGDVNGDGLIDIVTANSGDVNSVFFQLKARN; encoded by the coding sequence ATGAACCCCAATATCCTAAAAGTTAGCCTGGTTTCATACTTCATCAGTTTTTCACTTTCGTCAATAGCCGCATCTGTATCAGCACCCTTATATGACAACAAGAGATCATACCCGGTTTCATTAGATGAAAACATCACAGCTGGTGTGGCCTTGGGAGATTTGGACGGTGATGGAGATGTGGATTTAATCGAATCGAATGGGCGCCACTGGCCACACGCCAGTTATGTTTATTTTAATGCTGATAACCGTGGGTTTACTTCGCGTCAACAGCTGGGTGAAAATCACACCACTGGCTATCGCGTGGTTTTGTCTGATATAGATGGTGACGGTGATTTAGATGCGGTTGTGGCGGTGGATCGCTTGGCCAATCAAGTCCATTTAAATGATGGGAAAGGCAGGTTTACGGAAGTGAAATCATTTGGTGAAATTCAATCTAACACCCGCAGTGTGACGGTAGCAGATGTGAATGGAGATGGTGCGATGGATGTGCTGGAAATTTGCCGTGGGACTGCGAACAATATATTTTTAAATGATGGGAAAGGCGGTTTGAATCTGGCATCAACATTTGGACAATTATCCGACAGCACTTTAGATGTAGCTGTGGCTGACATGAATCAAGATGGAGTAAATGATTTGGTGCTGGCCAACCGGGATGGTCAGCAGAATACGGTGTTGATGGGCTTGGGCAATTTAAAATTTGCTGAACCTTTGGTGTATGCAACAGCCAAGCATGACACCCGTGGCGTGTCTGTGGCCGATATGAATGGTGATGGCAAGTTAGACATCATCACGGCCAATATAGGCAGCCCGAATGTGGTTTATTTGAACCATGGGGGCGGTGCATTTAAGGCCATTCAAACATTTGGTGGCGATTCGGCCAGTTATGCCTTGGCAGTGGCAGATTTAGATGGTGACGGTGATCAGGATGTTGTGGTCGCTAACAATGAACATGCCAACGAAGTGTATACCAATGACGGTCAGGGGAAGTTGAGTTTGAATGTATCATTTGGTAATGATGAGGCAGATACCTATGCCATCAGCTTAGGAGATGTGAATGGTGATGGTTTAATAGATATCGTGACTGCCAACTCAGGTGATGTCAATAGTGTTTTCTTTCAATTGAAAGCGCGAAATTAA
- a CDS encoding glycosyl hydrolase family 18 protein, producing MYPAVKSFAKLHPSMILTLCYVLITAIGTGYSFFFYREFGINIIKFADLSDFLLAAILEPRSLGLFGFTVVLLMGSYWVDVFFRKRFQFYRSFVENRLKSKYTDPIIMMAVVFLSTVVLMRDLAEENADAIKSQGQDSYKVSYSENGESESLQTLELLGSTSRFVYFYDHERKHAVVVSPENVSYMRKSVLKKEKDKAAQSDVKQAGLDSKMGALKKKPKIQNNKHSPRLIAYYNSNTKPILKNAEQLPYTHYILSFLIPDGQDGIKPSNDLQAVLDDKAALNRVQAAGKKLMVSVGGGTVTGKDWLKMGQHAEAVAESVAAIVEKHNLDGVDLDVEAVPYTKQESFQPYADAVIAITQALSKRLPNKDLSHAPQPPYLCQPGSSGECPNDSLYATILAATGNQISWLNMQYYSNPPVTSSDIDEVESYVSIVEGWEGFSGLDSTRLVLGKPYSKHVNGFEPKAEVNNKILNALIQKYGQDFGGFMAWEYIQDEEGIWAEAVHKSLGKNQVN from the coding sequence ATGTACCCAGCTGTTAAGTCTTTTGCCAAATTACATCCTTCGATGATTCTGACTTTGTGTTATGTCTTGATCACTGCGATTGGGACGGGCTATAGCTTTTTCTTTTACCGTGAATTCGGTATCAATATCATCAAATTTGCTGACTTGAGTGATTTCTTGTTGGCCGCGATACTCGAGCCACGCTCATTGGGTCTGTTTGGGTTTACTGTTGTGCTGTTGATGGGTTCTTATTGGGTTGATGTCTTTTTCAGGAAGCGATTTCAATTTTATAGGAGTTTCGTAGAGAATCGGCTTAAGTCTAAATACACTGACCCGATCATCATGATGGCAGTGGTTTTTTTGAGTACTGTGGTTTTGATGCGGGATTTGGCTGAAGAAAATGCAGATGCCATTAAAAGTCAAGGCCAAGACAGCTATAAAGTGTCTTATTCAGAAAACGGTGAAAGTGAATCATTGCAAACACTTGAGCTGTTAGGAAGCACGTCTCGGTTTGTTTATTTCTATGACCATGAACGCAAGCACGCTGTGGTGGTTTCGCCTGAAAATGTGAGTTATATGAGGAAGTCTGTTTTAAAAAAAGAAAAAGATAAAGCGGCACAGTCGGATGTGAAGCAAGCTGGGCTTGATTCTAAAATGGGTGCTTTAAAAAAAAAGCCTAAAATACAAAACAACAAACACAGCCCACGATTGATTGCTTACTATAACAGCAACACCAAGCCGATACTCAAGAATGCTGAACAGCTGCCTTACACCCACTACATCCTTTCATTTTTAATTCCAGATGGTCAAGATGGCATCAAGCCATCAAATGACTTACAAGCCGTACTGGATGATAAAGCGGCTTTGAATCGGGTACAAGCTGCCGGAAAAAAGCTCATGGTGTCGGTCGGTGGTGGAACGGTCACAGGTAAAGATTGGTTAAAGATGGGACAACATGCCGAGGCGGTGGCGGAGTCAGTTGCTGCAATTGTTGAAAAACATAACTTGGATGGTGTGGATTTGGATGTTGAGGCCGTGCCCTACACCAAACAAGAATCATTCCAGCCCTATGCGGATGCCGTCATTGCCATTACACAAGCATTGTCAAAACGCTTACCGAATAAAGACTTGAGTCACGCACCACAACCGCCCTATTTGTGCCAACCCGGAAGTTCCGGGGAATGCCCAAATGATTCACTTTATGCAACGATTTTAGCCGCAACAGGTAATCAAATCAGTTGGCTCAACATGCAATATTACAGTAACCCACCGGTGACCTCGTCTGATATCGATGAAGTCGAATCATACGTTTCAATTGTTGAAGGGTGGGAAGGTTTCTCAGGCCTGGATTCAACAAGGCTGGTGCTCGGCAAGCCCTACTCCAAACACGTCAATGGTTTCGAACCCAAAGCTGAAGTGAACAACAAAATCCTCAATGCCTTAATTCAAAAATACGGTCAAGATTTCGGTGGTTTTATGGCATGGGAATACATTCAAGATGAAGAAGGTATTTGGGCTGAAGCGGTTCACAAATCCTTGGGTAAAAACCAGGTAAATTGA